The sequence AGCTTGATGCTGTTTATAAATTAAAATGGGGTTGATGAAATGCTTGGAAGGGTGATTTGATTTGGAATTGAAACAGATGTCTGAGTTCTTTCAGTGTATGCTGTGTAAAAATGGGAGCACTTTGATTGTATGAATCGGCACAGAAAATTCATCACAAGTCAAGTAGTAGCTGATCATTCTCATTCTTTGCTAAGTATGTTATTCTGAAATGAAGTGTAtttctgagttggtgctcaaacTGAGGTTGGTGCCTTAGCTGATCGGAGTTGGTGCTTCGAgaagagttggtgctctttgagaGTTGGTACACTGTGAGTTGATGCTCACTTGTAATCTGGTTGGTGCCCAATTTTCAGTTAATAATAACCCTTTTGAGTGtcgtggttttttacccgaaagggttttccacataaaattcaGTCTTTGCCTTTTGGTGTTTGCTTCTCCATATTTTGTGTGGTGTCATTTCTTAAAATGTTTaaaatattgattcactcccccctctcagtattttctgTGTGCTTTTCAGTCCTATTTTCTGTGTGCTTTTCAGTCATAACGAAGCCTTGTTGATGCTGAAGTAGTTTGTTGGAGAAGACTTGAATCCTGAAGTTTGCAATGAAGAATCTGTCGAAGATTTGTGGACCAAGTTGCGTGATAAGTACCAGGATTCAGAAGAAAGCAGATCATTGTTTTTGAAGAATCAGCTTTACTCCTCTCAATTGCAAGAAGGAGGTTTAGTTGCAGACTATATCATGCGTCTTAAGGATGTGCATGATCAATTAGTATCTATGAAGAAAAATATAGACGATGAAGATATGGTCAGCATAGTACTAAGAGGGTTGCCAGCATCTTATAGAGCTTTTGTTGAATCAATGTACTTGATTGCAGAAACTCGAACACTTGACTTTGACAAAGTGTCATCTTTACTTCTGCAAAAGGAAATAAGATAGATGCAAGTTGAAGGTTTTCATTCACAAGACACAGAAAGTGCTTTTGCAGCTCAATTCAAGGGATACCAAATCAACAAAAAGCCGTCAACCAAAGTCAACACATCAATAGTAAAGGTAGAATCCTCATCCAAAGATCGCCATGCATGTTACTATTGTAACAAAAATGGTTATATTGAAATCAACTGTTTTCAAAGGGCTAAGGACTTGCTGAATGGGAAGCTCAAGCCGGCAGCATTGATTGCATCTGAAAACATTGAAGAGTGTAACACTGATGAAGGTGGTGATAATATTCCTCAAACATTTGATAAGGAATTTGCATTTTAAAATGTTCTTGTTGAGTGTGAGTATCATTACTTATTTGTAAAAGATGTTTTCAAACCGTGTTAGTCAAAGTCTTTTCTTAACTCATCCACTAGTCTTGATGGGCAATGTAGGACAAAAGAGGTGTTGTATCAAATCCCAGTCCAGACATCAAGTTGGCGAATAAACCACTAGGAAGGCACGAGGGTGGCAGGTGTACTCATATTCTAGCTTGATGCTAAGATAGCACATGTTTAGTTTGATAGATAATGAGTTGCCTTGATTTGACGTGAAGATTAAGGGAGCCCTAACAAGCTTGATAGATTTCAGTATGGATCTATTATAAAGCTCTTTGACACATGATGCAACTTGCGGATTTTAGGATAGGCCCATTAGAAGAGGTTGCTTGGTAAATTGTCCTAGATTTTAGGATGGATCTATAGAAGCAAACTATCTACGGGTTTCAGGATGGATTCATAGAAGTGAACTATTTGTATGTCCAAGTTCATCAAAGAAGTGACTGTGTGTTCAAAATGATGTAATGACAAAACTTATTAGGTTTGTcattaaggggggtgttggtattTGTGTTAGGATTATTGCATGATAGGATGCATATAATAATTATTGTTAGGTTTGTAGTTTGTTAAATAGGTTAATATTTTAGTGGTACCGATGTACAACTCAACATATTTAGGAAAGTTGTTAGGGAAGTTTCCAATAAAACAGGATATGTGAATCCTATAAATGTGTGATGTATTTGAATGAAAACAGTGAAGCACATATTACATCAAGTTTTTAATTATTGTAGATTCTGTTTGTCTCTGCCCATATTTCTAATATTGGAAGGGTAGGTTCAGAAGTTTAAGGTTTATTTTCAGATAGCTGGGGAATGGAATAATTTGTCTGTGCCTAAGTTTGCCATTTGACATCTGCTTTTCTTGAAAATTCTAAAGGGATCTAAACCATGAACATGGTAGATTGCATAAGAACTCTAAAAGCTATCACGATTTCACTTATGCTGTGCTAAATAAACAAAAGGACCTGCTGCCAGATTATGGAACATAATATGTTTCTTGCAGCACATCCCAGACTGATGTTGTGCTTGCTGCAGACCTCGGCCGTCCTTTCACTGATCTGATGGAATTTCCTGAAAATGATGATGTCATTCAGGAAGcgatgatgaagatgaggagacTGATCAGTAATCGGTTTTCTGGAAAATGTTTGTAGTCAGTTAATATGCTTTGTATTATTTGGAATTTGCCTGTTTCCACCGATGCTTTCATGGCAGCACTCCTTAAGGAGGAGGCAAACTGTAGACTAACATCTAGTATGACCCATATGCATATTTGCTGATGATGATTAAACAGTATAATTCAATGAAACTCAGAATTTGTATGCTTAGAGTGATCTTAAAAATGATAACTAATATGTTTGGCTTGTGACACATCGGTGAAAAGGTTGTTCCTACTTTCCCCAATCAAGTCATGGTAGAGTGGACTTCCAATTTGGGCTATTTGAGCTGCTGTTCATATTGTGGCCGCGTTATGTCAAgaagttgatttctttcttttctaCAGGCCAAGTCAGTATCTCATAATCTTGGGCCTCTTATTGTCTGATTCCATAATCAAACTTCTAAATTCTTTATGGATTTGGGCCCATTGTTAGCCCCAAGCACTCTGAACCATGTgtgaaagagaaaaaagaaacCATAGCCCTTCAAGTAGCTTTTAAAAGAAGAAATTGTGCATATATATGAGTGAATCAGATAACTATAAAAAAATGAGAAACAGTTGATTAAGTTTTCACTATGGATGTATACAAAATTCAGTTAAATTAAATAGCATAATTATCAATCACAAATATGTTTTTGACATTTGGGGGCTCACATAAAAAATAGGTTCAACATCTACGGAACCTTTCAAACCAATGATATTTGGGCAAATATTGATCAATGAACCAGCAGAAAGCTATAACACGTTGACACATTTGCACACACAAATCCTTGGCTGATCATAAAAAGAGTCAGCATGCTGAACAGAACCAGCAAAGGGCTGTCTTCCCTGTTCATCCAAATACCTCGTAGAATTTTTCTTCAACAAGCAAACCTGAGTCAATGGATTCCAATGGATCTTTTCGGAGACGGTGTCTCAAGCAATTTGGGATGACAATCTTCACATCTTCGGGACGTACCTCTTCTCTTCCTTTCAGAGCAGCTAAAGCCTTGGCAGCCCTGTTAGTCACTATATCACCTCTCAAGCCATCCACATTCAGCTCAGAACATACTTGGGATATCTTAACACGAATGCCATGATCCATTTGAACTCTAGAAAGCCGCTCCCTAGCCTCATAAATCTGACTCTGAAGCTTTTCCTGCTCTTGCTTATATTTCTCTCGAAAAGCCTTTTGGTCTCTGTCAAAACTTGCTCTCTCCTCCACAATCTTGACCCTTAACTCCGCATCTCTTACTGTCCCAACCTGGGCATGCATACCAAATCTGTCCAACAGTTGCGGACGAAGCTCACCTTCCTCTGGATTTCCAGAACCAATGAGAATAAAACGAGAGGGATGGGAGATTGAAATCCCTTCTCTCTCCACGGTGTTCCATCCAGAAGCTGCAGAATCTAATAGTACATCTACTAGATGATCATCAAGAAGATTAACCTCATCAACATACAGAATTCCCCTGTTAGCCTTTGCAAGAAGACCAGGCTCAAATGCCTTAACTCCCTCTGTAAGTGCCTTCTCAATATCAATAGTTCCACAAACCCTATCCTCAGTGGCACCCAATGGCAAATCTACCATACAGATTTTTGTCATTGTGACAGGAAGTTCTTCTTCTCTTTCAACTCTTTGCCGAACCTCCTCGCTCATAGATTCCGGATCATAAGGATCAGAATTGAACGGATCACCAGAAACCACTGTAATTTCTGGAAGCAAGTCCACAAGTGATCTCACTGTGGTTGATTTGCCTGTACCACGGTCACCCATTATCATAACCCCTCCAATTTTTGGGTCAATCACATTCAGTAAAAGGCATAATTTCATCTCATCCTGACCAACAATTGCTGCAAAAGGATACACAGGTCGCTGATTGTCCTTGGATACAGCCTTCGTAGCCTTTCAACCAGATACAACTTGCACTATCAGACTAAATACAACTGTGCGCTATGGATCTTAGGCTTTCATCCAGATAGCAATTGATCTATCGATTAAATATAACTACTTGCTATGGAACATACTTAGAAGACAAAAAATGGTATGGTAGCCACATAATTGATAAAAACATTTTAATTGACTTACAAAAACCATCCAATGCAAGAAATACCTTCAATTGTTTTCGGGCATTTTAAACTGTGATCCTATCAAAGAGCTTAACTGATGCTATTTCAGTGAATTAAAAGTTCATTCTCGGAGATTCAAGATTACAGAGTTGTATTTTAGAAGCATTGTACCGTGGATAAACTACATCATTGTTGGCAGAACAAAATGAAAACCTTTGACAGAAGCAAAACTTACCTGCTTAGTCGATAAAACTTCACTCGCAACACTGTTCACGCATAAAGTGCTCCTGAACCTCTTCTTAGGCAGTTGCATTTTGCAACCCGTTCGGAGTCTATTTCCAAAGAACTGGCCTGACCCAATTTCAATAAAATATTAGATTTTGTTATCTAAAACAAATAAGTATTACGCTCAATTTTGGTATTTCCAATATGGAATACATTTAAGTCACAAAATCTACAAAATTAGCAATGAACTATGCCGAAccgagaaaaaaagaaaaagaaaaccaacAGTGACTACTGAAATCAGTTCTTGAATGCCCCATGTATGGAACTGGACAAAACAAGGTAGAAACACTGGTACCCAGTTGCCGAAGTTGAATAAACAGTAACTTAAGACATGAAAAAGCCAATCTTTCTCACGACAAGGCAAGTGCGTGTACACACACTTCCAGGACCGGTGAAATTATCACCATGAAATGAAACCTTACCAGAACGCGGGGCAACAGGAGCAAGAAGTTGAGATTCTGAAGATGAGTAGTTGACAGCAGCCATGGAAGCAGCAGAAAGTCCCGCTATTCCTGAGATTGCCATTGCCATGACTTGCTCTCTGGGTGCATTAACAAAATGGAGAGAGGACCATATCTTTTTGTTCATCCATTCATAATCTCCCCTGTCCACATCATTTCGAACCTCAATAAAGATATTAATCTTTACTTGGCCAATCCCTTTCCTATTATTACGATAGTCTTGTTCATAAAATGTTTTATCAATTCCAATCACACTTAGGGATAATGGTCTCAAATTGATCTTGAATGTGAGAAAGCAAGGGATATTAAAAAGAAATTACTTTGAATGGCTTCGTTAGAATAGGCTTTGTTGTTTTGTTTGGTGTAAAGTTAATAAAATGTTTCATCAATTCTAAGTATATTTAGGGATAAAGTTTCAAATTGATCTTGAATGTGTGAGAGATGTTATAAAGAAATTACTTTGAATGGTTTATGTTACAATAAGTTTTGTTTGGTGTGAAGTTAATAGAATTAGTATATCTATTTTTAAAGGAATATAGGTAAATTACGTTGAAAGATATCATATGTGtttattatttcatttttaaaaaattatattattatattgtaattaatgttAGATTATAAAATAGTTGATGGCTTTGTATGGGTGCTTAAGGTTTCAACAGTGGAAGAATGGTCATTCGAACCAGTTTGTGGGTCAAGAACGAGAGAACTAGGGAGGCAAAATCTTGACATGGCGTCCCTTGGATGGGTTTGAGAGGATCAAAACAAAAACCAACTGATTCATGCCTCCTTTAATCGAGCCAAACAAAAAGACCGAGAAGGTAATCCTCATCTTAGATGGTGATTTGCAAAAATCTTCACTGTGTTGGGACTGTAGAGGCTTAATATAGAGAAAAAAAATCTAGAAACCAAAGGAGAAGACTACAAATGTAGAAGAAGCTCAATTTAGTATTCAAACCACTCAAAAAAGAGTTATTTCattaaatattgaaaataatgAGTGACAAGGGTCAATGAAGCTCCTAAGAGAGATCAGATGGTGTAGACGCCAGACTATAGGATCGTATAGGAGAATccatcaaacacaccataccacaaaactatgccccattatacaccaacccaaacataccaagatataggatggtCAAGACAGCCCTGAACAGGTATATCAAAGCGAAAagctcaatcatgcaaacaacatgcatatGGCCAActaatatctcttgccaagagtaggacatggatctaGATAGACTGTcggacatgggaaggatacatcccaatgggcagatgatggatttggataaactgccagacatgggaaCGATGCATCATGATGGGCAGGGTacagatagattgatggatgacaaaagacaagctaGTTGTGCAGGGTCTGTTGATGAGCGGATTGCTTCCTGGATTTGATTGTcatagtatggatgggtgtttggattacgcGCAAGTCAATATAAGCTTAGATATATGGGAAAATCTTAGTGTGATGGggaaagcttagtttgatggggattataaatggattggataagaagggaggggattaatgattgaataggattggatgggatggggaatatgatatgatatgatgggatGAGATGGAGAAGATGATTGGATTTAATTGGAAGAGATGGGGAATATGGTTGGATTGGTTTGGACGAGATGATGaatgtgattggatatgataggATTGGATTGGACGAGATGATGAATATGATTAGATATGATAGGATTGGATTGTGGGTATAGGGTAAATAGATggggaccaatgacaagggagaacccaggattggtaagaggatggatggagGAAGCGATTGCTcggataggagatggagggatagtgataggatatggaggactaaaggatgtaagataggtggaatggggatccaagaactatgttgcaaaggaggaaaattCCCCACTAAAGGTAGTGAAATGGTGGATAAAGATATATGAGATGGAAGAATAATGTGTATGGGATATGGATGGAGGAGGAATTAAGGCTTGCATTATCCAAAGCATGCATATACGTTATTTTTCCTCTAACATGATCGAGACCAAAGGTAGGAATAGAGGatgcatttggataggatgagggatatgagatggcggatatggataggatagtcaagatcaaagataggaaaggagaatggattTAGATGGGATTATGGATAGGAGATGGAGGAATATGGTAGGTGTGGATGGTAGGATAGCAttgatgaagctttcccccaagtgtagagtgcaagaggatgaggggattacacatgatgcttgtttaccaagttttcatcatgggacttgcccaaggtgccacaagatgtggttttcaccattggatggatttattctctttacttttctttttttaACTTCTTAGATGGATAAAGATGTGGATAAGTGGATTTGGAAGATAGTgaatgtgtgagagagagatggagggaggactcaagcatataGTTCCATGGATAGTATCCCTTAAAGGCATGCTTTAATAGACTCATAATTGGAggcatgctcatagatgttggtagaaatagatCCCGATATGGAATGGATGAAATATAGAGGGGATAAGAATTTATGCAAAGGTTTGGACTAAAGGAATGGGATTATGaaaaatggatggggttttgagaaacttttggaagattgtcattggcacacaccttggagGGTGGTGGAGTTGGAGAGGAGGAGGTTTTTAattagatggaggatcaaatgtGGTTTTGGgggcataaggacccaaaatagatgaagggggtGATGGAGTTAAGATAGTGGATTTAGGATGTAAGGGCCCGAAATGGATTTTGGTGATGACGGATTAGAGGACTTGTGATGGGAGGGAGCTTTTGGATTAACAGGTTTGGATTccaatttgaatttttctttgagatgcATTCCATCtatgagtagtttgggaatccacatagttttttattttttcttttggggcctttgtggccttttggatttttctttcttttggatcatatttttcttttcttgagcatgtctttttgaggggacatgttgatccttggatttttgtgtatttttatctttatgcattttagatttggtatccaaattgcttccaatagcaatagTATAGGTGtatgaggatggatgacttagagattttatggatgggatgatggagggagattgttggaaggaattcaaggatgtgtgcctttattGATCTTACTTAGGGATtattgaggtgatggagtggtggatggagggatgtaaggacccgagatggatggaagtgatgaaggatatgattttggaacataaggatccaaaataggTGTGAAAGATGGGCGATGGtgtgattttgatttatatgaagggATTTTGGATTTGGGAGGGATGGAAGATATACCAACATCTTTAGCATGGTCTTTGTAGCCAAGACCATATGAACTTTCATTtctttgacttgaaggggttccaatatgccttgttcatggaggcctaaccctttgccttgatgaTTCATTTTTTCACAAATCCTTTTTGCAATaagatacttattattttggaaacaagatgtgagtccattttgagggggatgtgAAGTGGAAGGAattgtaagctcttggaggaaactgGAGTAGACgaaggtggaagagccaagttgataggtatgggattcatgAATAGCTTGGATAGGTGTAAtgggatcttgtgtaggattgGGATCTTGTGGgagattaggagaaatattaggaTCATGTGAGgtattgggatcatgacatggagatggagaaagactttgatcttgacttgggatgggaTCGCGTGGTAGAGTGGAAGGGGTGATTGGATCTTGAGATGGGAGGGGATACATGGAGTTTGAGATGcaggggtatcatgagatggatggatgctttgatcttgaggtGGAGCAGAATCTATGATTGCATGCTCTGTAACAAGCTTGTGACATGTTGGGGGTTGGGGGGATgttgtgatggaggaggaggtggattcTTTAACTTGGATAGATGGAGGAATGGGAGTATCTTGATTTGGAGAGGATAGATGTGGATGGAGGACTTGGGGGGATTGGGAAACTTTGTTTTGAGTTGGGGATTTTGTCTCGTTTGCTAGTATTTATTGGATAAAATTACGAAGAAGATGTAGATTTTGGAGGATAAGGATTATGTGGTTGTTTAGGATTAGATGGAAGATTGGATTGGGATGTGGATGGGGGTGAAGATGGAGGTATAGATGTTGGATCAAAGGGATATGTGGACGAGGGATAATATGAagacatggatggggaataagatggatttcccttgtcaaaggtagaggaagaatAAGAGATGTGAGATTAATTAGGATTGACTTGATGAGTAGGTTGGGATGGGAGACTTGATGGgcatggttgatagggtgatccttgaactttgaaccaacccATGATGCTTGAATGTGGATTTTGGGTAGCCAACTTTTCTTTTGTGAGCGTGTGTAGACCATGCAAGAGTAACTTCAAAATGACGAGAATGAGGGCATAAAAATGATGAGATGAtgctagatgaagatgaggattaggacttagcAAATTCATATTGGATTGAGGATTGATTGTATTCGATTGGTTTTCGTGGATTGGGTTGGACTTTGTTGGATTGGATTgggttggatttgattggattggaatgggtttgatttgattggattggctTTTGATTTGATTCGGTTGGATCGATCCctggattaggacaagattgatttggattaggatgacaccttagcccctagattaggacttagatgggaattgatgatgtggacaacaagcaaggtgacaaccaagctaggtaaaatttagacctttgcaattgatcaaaccttcttctacttagggcaaccttacattcctaagcaaaagagggtaaaaggattagggttttgatcgaCCCAAAAATTttaagcaaaggtacttgggggagattctttcccaagcacaaaagctaattgattgattgaataaagataaaggtctaaattaaACTTTCACAAAGTGTCGACCTTAGGacgaggttgattgattgattgatttgataatttgATTGATTGGGTTGATTAGGATCGACTaagattttggagatttgattaggttaatgtgctaagtccttgaGGAGGGAATGAAAATGATTGTGGAAGAATGGATTGATGACAACTAGAAGAACGGGAAGATTACTGGAGACTGGATTGATGATTGGATAGAGATATTGATTGGGGATTGatgatcatttggatggatggaaaatgATTGGAGGTTTGACTCAAATGGAGGTGACGAAATAGAGGTTTGATAATGGCAAAGTGAAGATTGAAGGGTTTGGTTGAATAtttggtcaaatttgggaatgtttttTATGTTATCTACTCTTGGtaagagaaatcaaacaatgacaAGCACATTTGCCAAGGTGACGCTTTATGACAAGCGTGAAAGTGAAGGAGGCCTAAATTAGCCCAAACAAAATTTCACTGGTTTTTGCACAAATGAAGACACGATCAAATATACAACTTAGACTAGAAGATGGAAACCATTCACTAGGCTTCTCGCACAAGCAATACCTCAAACAAGTGGACAAATAGAGATTCTAGTAGGACTAGCTCCCCCTTATAGCGT is a genomic window of Cryptomeria japonica chromosome 7, Sugi_1.0, whole genome shotgun sequence containing:
- the LOC131029655 gene encoding magnesium-chelatase subunit ChlI, with protein sequence MNKKIWSSLHFVNAPREQVMAMAISGIAGLSAASMAAVNYSSSESQLLAPVAPRSGQFFGNRLRTGCKMQLPKKRFRSTLCVNSVASEVLSTKQATKAVSKDNQRPVYPFAAIVGQDEMKLCLLLNVIDPKIGGVMIMGDRGTGKSTTVRSLVDLLPEITVVSGDPFNSDPYDPESMSEEVRQRVEREEELPVTMTKICMVDLPLGATEDRVCGTIDIEKALTEGVKAFEPGLLAKANRGILYVDEVNLLDDHLVDVLLDSAASGWNTVEREGISISHPSRFILIGSGNPEEGELRPQLLDRFGMHAQVGTVRDAELRVKIVEERASFDRDQKAFREKYKQEQEKLQSQIYEARERLSRVQMDHGIRVKISQVCSELNVDGLRGDIVTNRAAKALAALKGREEVRPEDVKIVIPNCLRHRLRKDPLESIDSGLLVEEKFYEVFG